One region of Sphingomonas abietis genomic DNA includes:
- a CDS encoding class I SAM-dependent methyltransferase has translation MATRMETEQVAGAYARWAPVYDLVFGPVFRQGRRAAIDAAEKVGGRFLEVGVGTGISLPGYDRANSIFGVDISEPMLAKARRRVDTLGLHHVEAIQVMDAEKLDFPDNAFDVVIAQYVITAVPNPERALDEFARVVKPGGEIVITTRVGAEQGLRGQIEKALMPVTSRLGFRTEFAFSRYTDWAATRPDITLTERRALPPLGHFSLVRFTKALSDRTVQ, from the coding sequence ATGGCGACACGGATGGAAACGGAACAGGTGGCGGGTGCCTATGCACGCTGGGCGCCGGTCTATGATCTGGTGTTCGGGCCGGTGTTCCGCCAGGGCCGCCGCGCTGCGATCGATGCCGCCGAGAAGGTCGGCGGGCGCTTTCTGGAAGTGGGTGTCGGCACCGGCATCTCGCTGCCGGGCTATGATCGCGCCAACAGCATCTTCGGCGTCGATATCTCGGAGCCGATGCTCGCCAAGGCGCGCCGCCGGGTCGACACGCTCGGCCTCCACCATGTCGAGGCGATCCAGGTGATGGACGCGGAGAAGCTCGATTTCCCGGACAACGCCTTCGACGTGGTGATCGCGCAATATGTGATCACCGCCGTCCCCAATCCCGAGCGCGCGCTGGACGAGTTCGCCCGCGTCGTGAAGCCGGGCGGCGAGATCGTCATCACCACCCGCGTCGGCGCCGAACAGGGCCTGCGCGGACAGATCGAGAAGGCGCTGATGCCGGTGACCAGCCGCTTGGGCTTCCGCACCGAATTCGCTTTCTCGCGCTATACCGACTGGGCGGCGACCCGCCCCGACATCACCCTGACCGAACGCCGCGCCCTGCCGCCGCTCGGCCATTTCTCGCTCGTGCGCTTCACCAAGGCCCTCTCGGACAGGACCGTGCAATGA